One Obesumbacterium proteus DNA window includes the following coding sequences:
- a CDS encoding hybrid sensor histidine kinase/response regulator — protein MPKENNNEKKHSLVGKITLLISVSLLAIWLISMISATYFSLNQSRQRLIENLSHISDLRVGLSNHRFEGAEHDAQMLARNYGRYHYASIDAPATLKNESRFIPIDTSTCTPQNRQEHDLSFIQVYGTAGQTYYLDSFILDRRYGISLLPPPVHSPNYFARRQTELAQFPRRATHDNLFWGKPEYIAGAGWSVPIAAADPQGILAGLTVKLNDLLSYGHPISRSDLSLWLDQHNLILPFSHLPESESKQLQTLLLDTNLHDGWQQIPGYLVLRRQLKGPGWQQVILYPTSGVMKRALSIVASQLPFALTTLLLLAGMLFWLLHRYLARPLWDFVDIIEKTGPNSLAVRLPENRRDELGSIAHAYNLLLDTLHAQYDNLENTVAERTRELTIAKQQAEQANKRKSSHLTTISHELRTPLSGALGALELLQMTPMSDKQSQLVNTTSQCTHSLLGIINNLLDFSRIESGQLSLHVEETALLPLLDQAMHTIQGPSHTKGLTLKTFVGSQVPLHVEVDGTRLRQILVNLLGNALKFTENGGICLTVKRCDERLIFAVSDSGQGISPADQKTVFEPFFQSQGHIQGTGLGLTIASNLANLMGGWLELRSSHGLGTCISFLLPLASYREPVPLVGEIAAPLALHRQLSAWGLRCEIAQHDNMFSSDELNFLPGKLRDSVIHVLSGEINGEAEPLPIQPWRLRILLVDDSAINRDIIGMMLASLGQDVSIAANANEALIQGQQQCFDLVLMDIRMPMIDGMECAQRWRKDANNLDPNCMIMALSANTAPEEIARCKQAGMQHYLTKPVTLAQLADKISIAAEYQLQRDIPLQEQDTTNDHPLLSLNDAGIRQKIQRYLQVLLCDLEQHLNCQERMSTLLHTLKGCLGQAGLNPLVCIVIDMENRVQHGLPLSKEEIAELRHALDLALDA, from the coding sequence TTGCCTAAGGAAAACAATAATGAAAAAAAACATTCGTTGGTGGGGAAAATAACGCTGCTTATATCCGTTAGCCTGCTTGCTATATGGCTAATTAGTATGATCTCTGCGACCTATTTTTCGTTAAACCAAAGCCGTCAGCGCTTAATTGAAAATCTATCTCATATTTCCGACCTCAGAGTTGGATTGAGTAATCACCGGTTCGAGGGCGCAGAACATGATGCACAGATGCTGGCACGCAACTATGGCCGCTACCATTACGCTTCTATCGACGCACCTGCGACACTCAAAAATGAAAGCCGCTTTATCCCTATTGATACCAGCACTTGTACGCCGCAAAACAGACAAGAGCACGATCTGAGTTTCATTCAAGTTTATGGTACTGCCGGTCAAACTTATTATCTTGATAGCTTTATTCTCGATCGGCGTTATGGCATCTCTTTGCTGCCGCCGCCCGTACACTCGCCTAACTATTTTGCCCGCAGGCAAACTGAACTGGCACAGTTTCCCCGCCGCGCAACCCATGACAATCTGTTTTGGGGTAAACCCGAATATATCGCGGGAGCAGGCTGGAGCGTTCCCATTGCCGCGGCAGACCCGCAGGGTATTCTGGCAGGCTTAACGGTAAAACTTAACGATCTACTGTCGTATGGGCACCCAATATCTCGCAGCGACCTCAGCCTATGGCTGGATCAACACAATCTGATCCTGCCCTTTTCTCACCTACCGGAGAGCGAATCTAAGCAGCTTCAGACCTTATTGCTAGATACCAACCTGCACGATGGCTGGCAGCAGATTCCGGGCTATCTGGTACTGCGGAGACAGTTGAAAGGCCCAGGTTGGCAACAGGTTATTTTGTATCCCACTAGCGGCGTAATGAAGCGCGCACTGAGCATTGTGGCCAGTCAACTCCCCTTCGCTCTTACCACTCTGCTGCTGTTAGCAGGCATGTTGTTCTGGCTGCTTCATCGCTACTTGGCACGCCCGTTGTGGGATTTTGTCGATATTATCGAAAAAACAGGACCAAACTCGCTTGCGGTACGATTACCTGAAAATCGACGCGACGAACTAGGCAGCATTGCACACGCTTATAATTTGCTGCTCGATACCCTGCACGCTCAATACGACAATTTGGAAAACACCGTTGCAGAACGAACTCGAGAGTTGACCATTGCTAAACAACAGGCGGAACAGGCTAATAAACGCAAAAGTAGCCATCTCACCACCATCAGTCATGAGTTGCGCACTCCCCTCAGCGGCGCCTTGGGGGCCTTAGAACTGTTGCAAATGACGCCCATGAGCGACAAACAGTCGCAGCTCGTCAATACAACCAGCCAATGCACTCACTCTTTACTCGGAATTATCAATAACCTATTGGACTTCTCGCGTATTGAATCAGGGCAACTTTCACTACACGTCGAAGAAACCGCACTGCTTCCCCTGCTCGATCAGGCGATGCATACCATTCAAGGGCCGAGCCATACCAAGGGTTTAACGCTGAAAACATTTGTCGGCAGCCAAGTGCCGCTGCACGTTGAGGTCGACGGTACTCGTCTACGGCAAATTTTGGTCAATCTGCTGGGGAATGCGCTGAAATTTACGGAAAACGGCGGCATTTGTCTCACCGTTAAGCGCTGTGATGAACGGCTCATTTTTGCCGTCAGCGACAGTGGACAAGGCATTTCTCCAGCCGATCAAAAAACCGTCTTTGAGCCGTTTTTTCAAAGCCAAGGGCATATTCAAGGTACGGGTCTTGGGCTGACAATTGCGTCTAATCTGGCCAACTTGATGGGAGGGTGGCTTGAGCTACGAAGCTCCCATGGACTAGGAACCTGCATCTCGTTTCTATTGCCTCTGGCCTCCTATCGTGAGCCTGTACCTTTGGTCGGTGAAATTGCGGCGCCATTGGCTTTACATCGACAGCTTTCGGCTTGGGGTCTGCGCTGCGAGATAGCGCAACACGATAATATGTTTAGCTCAGATGAGTTGAATTTCTTACCGGGAAAGCTGCGCGACAGCGTGATTCACGTTTTGTCAGGGGAAATAAACGGTGAAGCCGAGCCTTTACCGATTCAACCTTGGCGTTTACGTATTCTGCTCGTGGATGACTCAGCCATCAACCGAGACATTATCGGCATGATGCTGGCCTCGTTGGGTCAGGATGTCAGCATTGCGGCCAATGCGAATGAGGCATTAATTCAGGGGCAGCAACAATGCTTTGATCTGGTGCTCATGGATATCCGCATGCCGATGATCGATGGAATGGAATGTGCTCAGAGGTGGCGAAAAGATGCCAATAATCTCGATCCTAACTGCATGATCATGGCGTTATCGGCAAATACCGCACCAGAAGAAATTGCACGGTGTAAACAGGCAGGCATGCAACATTACCTCACTAAACCCGTCACGCTGGCACAGCTGGCAGATAAGATCAGTATTGCTGCGGAATACCAGTTGCAGCGTGATATTCCATTGCAAGAACAAGACACGACCAACGATCATCCGCTGTTGTCACTTAATGACGCGGGTATACGGCAAAAAATACAGCGCTATCTTCAGGTACTGCTGTGTGACCTTGAACAACATTTAAATTGCCAAGAGAGAATGTCCACGTTGCTGCATACCTTGAAAGGATGTCTAGGGCAGGCAGGATTAAATCCTTTGGTTTGTATCGTTATTGATATGGAAAATCGGGTACAGCATGGATTGCCATTATCCAAAGAAGAAATTGCAGAGCTACGCCATGCCTTAGATTTGGCGTTGGATGCTTAA
- a CDS encoding two component system response regulator, which yields MHDYKILLVDDHELIINGIISLLSPYPRFCITAHIDDGLEVYNACRIHQPDIVVLDLGLPGINGIDLIPQLVCRWPQMAILAYTAHMEEFMAIRTLAAGAMGYVLKNSSRQVLLAALQTVVVNKRYIDPALNREAINIALSVNHENGEILTPRERQILRLIADGYTNRLIGERLCISVKTVETHRLNIMRKLNVHKVTELLNCSRRLGLTD from the coding sequence ATGCACGATTATAAAATCCTGCTTGTCGACGACCATGAGCTCATTATTAATGGCATTATTAGCCTGCTCTCCCCTTATCCACGTTTCTGTATTACTGCGCATATTGATGATGGCCTAGAGGTTTACAACGCCTGTCGGATTCATCAGCCTGATATCGTGGTGCTCGATTTAGGGCTGCCCGGCATTAATGGCATCGATTTAATTCCACAGCTGGTATGCCGCTGGCCGCAAATGGCTATTTTGGCGTATACCGCTCATATGGAGGAATTTATGGCCATTCGTACTCTTGCCGCTGGAGCTATGGGATATGTGCTGAAAAATAGCAGTCGCCAAGTACTGCTAGCTGCGCTACAAACCGTTGTCGTAAATAAACGCTATATCGACCCGGCTCTCAACCGTGAGGCTATCAATATTGCCCTGAGCGTTAACCATGAAAATGGAGAAATTCTCACGCCGCGTGAGCGCCAAATTCTGCGGCTTATTGCCGATGGCTATACCAACCGCTTAATCGGCGAACGCCTATGTATTAGCGTGAAAACCGTTGAAACACATCGGCTAAATATCATGAGGAAATTAAATGTGCATAAAGTGACGGAGCTGCTTAATTGCTCGCGTCGTCTTGGCCTGACAGATTAA
- a CDS encoding VirK/YbjX family protein, translating to MSFFKKWRRQSRLWRSLNTGYDSVKLGCRIAAMPTFEYIQYKKMCNEYYSAQLLNPVANTISHPFIKRPVNKYLNRNWSGKQKLRTAMKTLDVIEHTFSRNALEALYSVDNDGIVLADIELKSGDIAQLKLMRSRFTREGDLGLYLFNENQEDVYGLTFSFGPKGELYLSGLQGPGTENGAEIVKSMTKLMHGMRPKNLLISALYALAQHFHVSTIAGVANKAHIKSQHLKSSYDNFWLECGGELNKQGWYCLPKSEPERDIETVKSQHRSAFRKREALREGVTDAVSRNLQRYAAGGKSVAANEDDAVLSQQSL from the coding sequence ATGAGCTTTTTCAAAAAATGGCGGCGCCAAAGTAGGCTGTGGCGTTCACTAAACACGGGCTATGATTCCGTTAAGCTTGGTTGCCGCATTGCCGCAATGCCAACGTTTGAGTACATCCAATATAAAAAGATGTGTAATGAATATTACAGTGCTCAATTGTTGAACCCAGTGGCGAATACTATTTCGCATCCTTTCATCAAAAGGCCCGTCAACAAGTACCTCAATCGCAACTGGTCTGGAAAACAGAAACTACGTACTGCGATGAAAACGCTGGATGTTATTGAACATACTTTCTCACGTAACGCGTTAGAAGCGCTGTATTCAGTAGATAATGACGGTATTGTTCTGGCGGATATTGAGCTTAAGAGCGGCGATATTGCTCAGTTAAAACTCATGCGATCTAGATTTACTCGCGAGGGAGATCTTGGCCTATATCTGTTTAATGAAAACCAAGAAGATGTTTATGGACTGACGTTCTCTTTTGGGCCAAAAGGCGAGCTTTATCTCTCTGGATTACAAGGGCCTGGAACTGAAAACGGCGCTGAGATCGTGAAGAGCATGACCAAGCTGATGCATGGTATGCGCCCTAAAAACCTGCTTATTTCAGCGCTGTATGCGTTGGCTCAGCATTTTCATGTTTCAACCATCGCAGGCGTGGCGAATAAAGCACATATCAAAAGCCAGCATTTGAAATCGAGCTACGATAATTTTTGGCTTGAGTGTGGTGGTGAACTGAATAAGCAAGGGTGGTACTGCTTGCCTAAAAGCGAGCCAGAGCGCGATATTGAAACGGTTAAAAGCCAGCATCGTTCTGCATTCCGTAAGCGCGAAGCGCTGCGTGAAGGTGTTACGGATGCGGTTTCCCGCAACTTACAGCGCTATGCCGCTGGCGGTAAATCGGTAGCTGCGAATGAAGATGATGCGGTGCTGAGTCAGCAATCATTGTGA
- a CDS encoding putative virulence factor has product MKPLNSKQINNQLQVITQHVDLALDWLENTRQHSPRLDIEADSLRVKLHRCRYQATSMQELPQHLPSIGFFGLSQAGKSHLIGALAADESGQLALNLAGRTLDFGSHINPGNQACGVVTRFTHRAGINNHDYPIEIAILAEYELAKVMVDAFIHDFSSEEADQERDEEFIADHLSALSALCLPEPVSGFSEDDAVALWDAVNRRIGARGKILDRYFWPLAVRLAPYLSVDNRARLFSLLWSEQEELTAAYVGLGHILQRLSSVERVAAPLSVLVDDMQLPTEGVLSVDVLSNANSPLDFSVQVCPVVKGKAMKPVELSISELSMLAREITLPLAGTPREAQFQQMDVLDIPGLGQSLESEFEPSHSLLHVLQQAKVYGLLERYSDNRQIAALMVCTAATARSQTHRAGKVLAHWAKGMRGDTEQRKPTLIWALTAFDQRVTQGKNYDEAVQRHVGLPGDSWGSMLVTDKSGVRRMVDYLATEANSDATLRQLTTKLEMLRRELAENLLGNWLLLSEQQEEQEKQRIAQTLLKTLQTRTGVHGELLERLLPTRDELRRLYLQQRLQQRFVTESAANSGENALPIMNGDPFGIEMNIDLVADAVSEPSTIEQQTLPEGNFATQAYQYWVNHLRNLSENGALLTLLGVAKPELELLLQELITGSVRMEIPRSLSQTLFNTELAGVDNQMLADRQVSRVLGVLGDFVAWLGFHNVSDAQKPDSRVNRGQKIFAKPPAMNAAGWGKSQRLTKLSAAPSNNTGFYIYDWLVGLSEMVIQNQGYSAAHELSQQQEMQLRKIVEALAA; this is encoded by the coding sequence ATGAAACCATTGAATTCAAAACAAATTAATAACCAGCTTCAGGTTATCACGCAGCATGTCGATCTGGCGCTTGATTGGCTGGAAAACACGCGTCAGCACTCACCGAGACTAGATATTGAGGCTGATAGCCTGCGTGTAAAACTGCATCGCTGCCGGTATCAGGCTACGTCGATGCAAGAACTGCCGCAGCATTTGCCAAGCATCGGTTTTTTCGGCCTGTCACAGGCGGGTAAATCCCATTTGATCGGCGCGCTCGCGGCGGATGAGTCGGGCCAATTAGCCTTGAATCTGGCTGGTCGCACGCTGGATTTTGGTAGCCATATTAACCCAGGGAATCAGGCCTGCGGTGTGGTCACAAGGTTCACGCATCGAGCGGGAATCAATAACCATGATTATCCCATCGAGATCGCCATACTGGCCGAATATGAGCTGGCGAAAGTTATGGTTGATGCTTTTATTCATGATTTTTCATCGGAAGAGGCTGATCAAGAACGCGACGAAGAGTTTATTGCCGATCATCTCTCTGCCTTGTCGGCGTTATGTTTGCCTGAGCCTGTTAGCGGATTTAGCGAAGATGATGCTGTTGCGCTCTGGGATGCGGTGAATCGCCGTATTGGCGCTCGAGGGAAAATACTGGATCGCTACTTTTGGCCTTTGGCGGTGCGGCTCGCGCCGTATTTGAGCGTGGATAATCGCGCTCGCCTGTTCTCGCTATTATGGTCTGAGCAGGAAGAGCTGACCGCAGCTTATGTTGGTTTGGGGCATATCCTGCAGCGCTTATCCAGCGTTGAGCGCGTTGCCGCTCCGCTCAGCGTTCTGGTTGATGATATGCAGCTGCCGACGGAAGGCGTGCTCAGCGTTGATGTGCTAAGCAACGCTAATTCACCGCTCGATTTCAGCGTACAGGTTTGCCCTGTGGTTAAAGGGAAAGCGATGAAGCCGGTTGAGCTGTCCATTTCTGAGCTATCGATGTTAGCGCGAGAAATAACGCTGCCGCTGGCAGGTACGCCGCGTGAGGCTCAGTTTCAGCAAATGGACGTGCTGGATATTCCCGGTTTGGGGCAGTCGCTTGAAAGTGAATTTGAACCCTCGCACTCGCTGCTTCATGTTTTACAGCAAGCTAAGGTTTATGGGCTACTTGAGCGCTATTCCGATAATCGGCAAATTGCAGCATTAATGGTATGTACGGCGGCAACGGCGCGATCTCAAACCCATCGTGCGGGCAAAGTTTTGGCTCATTGGGCGAAAGGTATGCGCGGCGACACCGAACAGCGCAAGCCGACGTTGATTTGGGCGTTAACCGCCTTCGACCAGCGGGTTACACAGGGTAAAAACTACGATGAGGCCGTGCAGCGTCATGTTGGTTTACCCGGTGATAGCTGGGGATCTATGTTGGTCACCGACAAAAGCGGCGTGCGCCGCATGGTGGACTACTTAGCCACCGAGGCAAACAGTGATGCAACGCTAAGGCAGTTAACGACGAAGCTAGAGATGTTGCGCCGAGAGCTGGCTGAGAATCTGTTAGGAAATTGGCTGTTATTAAGCGAACAACAAGAAGAGCAAGAAAAACAGCGAATTGCACAAACTCTGCTGAAAACCCTGCAAACGCGCACCGGTGTGCATGGTGAACTGTTGGAACGGTTGCTACCAACGCGTGATGAGCTTCGACGCCTGTATTTACAACAACGGCTACAGCAGCGGTTTGTCACTGAGTCGGCGGCGAACAGCGGTGAAAACGCATTGCCCATTATGAATGGCGATCCATTTGGTATCGAAATGAATATTGATCTGGTGGCGGATGCGGTGAGCGAACCGAGCACGATAGAGCAGCAAACGTTGCCTGAGGGTAATTTTGCCACGCAGGCCTATCAATACTGGGTGAATCATCTACGTAATCTATCTGAAAACGGCGCGTTATTAACGTTGCTTGGCGTTGCAAAACCAGAGCTAGAGCTTCTCTTGCAAGAGTTGATCACGGGCAGCGTGCGCATGGAGATCCCGCGATCGTTATCGCAAACGTTATTTAACACTGAGCTGGCCGGCGTTGATAATCAGATGCTAGCTGATCGACAGGTGTCACGCGTGCTTGGCGTGTTAGGTGATTTTGTGGCGTGGCTAGGTTTTCATAACGTTTCTGATGCGCAAAAACCGGACAGCCGAGTGAATCGTGGGCAAAAGATTTTTGCCAAGCCGCCAGCCATGAATGCGGCGGGCTGGGGCAAATCCCAACGTTTAACTAAGCTTTCGGCTGCACCATCGAACAATACAGGTTTTTATATTTACGATTGGCTGGTGGGATTAAGCGAGATGGTTATCCAGAACCAAGGATATTCTGCGGCTCACGAACTTAGCCAGCAGCAGGAAATGCAGCTGAGAAAAATTGTAGAGGCGCTTGCGGCATAA
- a CDS encoding virulence factor SrfB, with the protein MLATITDYKHQVALIQNSGIQFLDFALKPNFTAELPGKFVRQTANGPLLRLLHNAESDTYWLPAPAGTPPERVKPESSISLEQSLQLLDGIWLPLPFFRFNPPRTFLGGPDNWARMQVLALDKPDRDGNTYRVCMAFDTAISADGQSNESLQPSENDVKSGAGFALAYRSEELAEFLDLTWVDGWLREVFTQQAIQQEDRHSVGIQTALREFEYQAHYLNILYLLGKQLNVPTIKLNTSTLQEPTVHVDLIMDVGNSHTCGILVEDHLDELNGLKQTYELNLRDLSQPHYVYNELFDSRVEFSQAEFGKRNFSVESGREQAFVWPSIVRVGREASRMASQRVGTEGSTGLSSPRRYLWDEEEYLHGWRFNALHQAQQEPSATALPLTFLLNDQGQPLYDQPLDERLPVFSAHYSRSSLMTFMLSELLAQALMQINSVAQRLKMTHSSAPRQLRSIILTLPSAMPKPEREIFRRRMYQAIGLVWKSMGWHPADHDFSSEADRAESTVPVPDVQMEWDEATCGQMVYLYNETQVNFGGCSEEFFASQARTDRELAEGEVAGKTLRIASIDIGGGTTDLAITQYRLDDGAGSNVKIIPRLLFREGFKLAGDDILLDVIRLYVLPALQNACRKAGVADSDELMNKLFGDGGISALRQQATLQIFSPIGRAILESYERYDPLDTAAEIDATFGELLNQQPTIKVQEYINNDVQRAQPADAVPFDILQVPLILKLSKLHAEFLSPRMRITQHLRSLCEVVALYSCDVLLLTGRPSRFPGIQALFRHLQPLPINRILPLEGYHTSEWYPFNKRGRIDNPKSTAAVGAMLCLLAVNLRLATFNCKAGDFQPYSTVCYLGTLDGNQSLMASDVCYSDIDLDNPDFELPSEGSFQMRGPVCLGFRQLDNDRWPASPLYRLSIADQQLARKVAGESVLNVRLATEAENPEQGPERFKLAEVTLDDGTPVPLHHLKLKLNTLSDSTHYWIDSGSVFSQ; encoded by the coding sequence ATGTTAGCCACCATCACCGATTACAAGCATCAGGTTGCGCTCATTCAGAACAGCGGCATTCAGTTTTTGGATTTTGCTCTCAAGCCCAATTTCACGGCGGAGCTCCCCGGCAAATTTGTACGCCAAACGGCGAATGGGCCTCTGCTGCGTTTACTGCACAATGCTGAAAGCGATACTTACTGGCTGCCCGCACCAGCTGGTACGCCACCGGAACGGGTGAAGCCGGAATCGAGTATTTCGTTGGAGCAGTCGCTGCAATTGCTGGATGGGATCTGGCTGCCTTTGCCTTTTTTCCGTTTTAATCCGCCGCGCACGTTTTTAGGTGGGCCTGACAACTGGGCGCGAATGCAGGTTTTAGCGCTAGATAAGCCCGATCGTGATGGGAATACCTATCGCGTATGCATGGCATTTGATACGGCCATTTCTGCCGATGGGCAGAGCAATGAATCCCTGCAACCCAGCGAAAACGACGTCAAAAGCGGTGCGGGGTTCGCTCTGGCCTATCGCAGTGAAGAACTGGCTGAGTTTCTCGATCTCACTTGGGTGGATGGCTGGCTGCGCGAGGTCTTCACTCAGCAAGCGATACAGCAGGAAGATCGGCATTCTGTCGGCATCCAAACCGCGCTACGCGAGTTTGAGTATCAGGCGCACTACTTAAATATCCTGTATCTGCTCGGCAAACAGCTTAATGTGCCCACTATTAAGCTCAATACCAGCACGCTGCAAGAACCCACCGTTCATGTCGATTTGATTATGGATGTTGGGAACTCCCATACCTGCGGAATTTTGGTTGAAGATCATCTCGATGAACTTAATGGCCTGAAACAAACCTACGAGCTGAATCTGCGCGATCTTAGCCAGCCGCACTATGTGTATAACGAACTGTTTGATAGCCGCGTTGAGTTTTCTCAGGCCGAGTTTGGTAAGCGTAATTTTTCCGTAGAAAGCGGGCGCGAACAGGCGTTTGTCTGGCCGTCGATTGTGCGTGTTGGCCGAGAAGCCAGCCGTATGGCATCGCAGCGAGTGGGCACCGAAGGCTCAACGGGACTTTCTAGCCCGCGCCGCTATCTATGGGACGAAGAAGAGTACCTGCACGGCTGGCGTTTTAACGCACTGCACCAAGCCCAGCAAGAGCCGTCTGCGACCGCGCTTCCGCTCACGTTTTTATTAAACGATCAGGGTCAGCCACTTTACGACCAGCCATTAGACGAGCGTTTACCGGTATTTTCTGCGCACTACAGCCGCAGTTCACTGATGACGTTTATGTTATCTGAATTATTGGCTCAGGCACTGATGCAGATAAACAGCGTCGCCCAGCGTCTAAAAATGACGCATTCCTCAGCGCCTCGTCAGCTGCGCAGCATTATTTTGACCCTGCCGTCTGCCATGCCAAAACCGGAGCGCGAAATCTTCCGCCGCCGTATGTATCAGGCCATTGGCTTGGTATGGAAAAGCATGGGCTGGCATCCGGCCGATCATGATTTCTCCAGCGAAGCCGATCGAGCAGAAAGTACGGTGCCGGTGCCTGACGTGCAGATGGAATGGGACGAAGCGACCTGTGGGCAAATGGTGTATCTGTATAACGAAACTCAGGTCAATTTTGGCGGCTGTAGCGAAGAGTTTTTTGCCAGTCAGGCGCGAACCGACCGCGAGCTGGCGGAAGGTGAGGTTGCCGGAAAAACGCTGCGTATTGCGTCGATTGATATCGGCGGTGGCACTACCGATTTAGCGATTACCCAATACCGTTTAGACGATGGTGCTGGCAGCAACGTCAAAATTATTCCTCGATTGCTCTTCCGTGAGGGCTTCAAGCTAGCAGGCGACGATATTTTGTTAGATGTCATTCGCTTATATGTGTTGCCTGCCTTGCAGAACGCATGCCGGAAGGCGGGCGTTGCCGACAGCGATGAACTGATGAATAAGCTATTTGGCGACGGCGGCATTTCTGCGCTGCGTCAGCAGGCGACGTTGCAGATCTTTAGCCCGATTGGGCGCGCTATTCTTGAGTCTTATGAACGTTACGACCCATTGGATACCGCCGCTGAAATCGATGCGACCTTTGGCGAACTATTGAATCAACAGCCAACGATTAAAGTGCAGGAATATATTAATAATGACGTACAGCGTGCTCAGCCTGCCGATGCGGTGCCTTTTGATATTTTGCAGGTTCCGCTGATCCTCAAGCTAAGCAAACTCCACGCGGAGTTCCTATCGCCACGGATGCGTATCACGCAGCATCTGCGTTCACTGTGTGAAGTTGTGGCGCTGTATTCCTGTGATGTACTGCTTCTGACAGGCCGCCCTTCGCGTTTCCCTGGCATTCAGGCGCTGTTCCGCCATTTACAGCCTTTGCCGATTAACCGCATTTTGCCGCTTGAGGGCTATCACACCAGCGAATGGTATCCGTTTAACAAACGCGGGCGCATTGATAACCCGAAATCCACCGCCGCGGTGGGGGCGATGCTTTGCTTGCTGGCGGTGAATTTGCGCTTGGCAACGTTCAACTGCAAAGCCGGAGATTTCCAGCCCTACTCGACGGTGTGCTATCTCGGCACGCTGGATGGTAATCAGTCATTAATGGCGAGCGACGTTTGTTATAGCGATATCGATCTCGATAATCCTGATTTTGAGCTACCAAGCGAAGGTTCTTTCCAAATGCGCGGCCCCGTGTGTTTGGGGTTCCGCCAGCTCGACAACGATCGTTGGCCTGCATCGCCGCTATATCGCTTATCTATCGCTGACCAACAGCTGGCGCGCAAAGTGGCGGGCGAGAGCGTGCTTAACGTGAGATTAGCAACCGAAGCGGAGAATCCAGAACAAGGCCCTGAACGCTTCAAGCTGGCTGAGGTGACGCTGGATGACGGCACGCCTGTTCCTTTGCATCACTTAAAACTAAAACTAAACACATTATCGGATAGCACCCATTATTGGATCGACAGTGGGAGCGTATTTAGCCAATGA
- a CDS encoding SrfA family protein, which translates to MAKQLLRSGSLDDFLALGENGQPVYASALQLRETLRLRHQQSIADMLAIPQPNEGGDRIDWYAPISGKITSWIAASDEERASALSQLEHCQQTVNELSQKAQLSEKSALRLFGILLAKAMQFPGANHVFLVDGKPVLTFWGFVNLDKKSRADAFDCLRAALSDAAPSEIRITETPKPPAIPALKLTEQAPQNADTAATEPSKVVRRREWRQLWWLPLALAVLGILFYQIRAKSDAPKPVVKSSETVKKTAPESEKRALPSRAAAPKTHLPVAQIAAPTPVVEVVKTPEVKPVEVQKTAVSADALVMPAEAVKLGSTRFMNGKWRASLDIKTPRIGKPPSLVYQIKNSKGSVKIIHGDGISCNASVTVGLMSSGSLVVDSRTKAKCSDGSRYKIPQLICKSGENGVADCNGRYDADTILPINMTRISKSSQ; encoded by the coding sequence GTGGCAAAACAATTATTACGCAGCGGCAGCTTGGATGATTTTCTCGCGTTGGGCGAAAACGGCCAGCCTGTTTACGCTTCAGCGCTACAGCTAAGAGAAACGCTACGCCTGCGTCATCAGCAAAGTATCGCCGATATGTTGGCGATCCCACAGCCTAATGAAGGCGGCGATCGTATTGATTGGTACGCGCCCATCTCAGGAAAAATAACTTCGTGGATTGCCGCGAGCGATGAAGAGCGCGCTTCTGCGCTGAGCCAGCTAGAACATTGCCAACAGACAGTGAATGAACTCAGCCAGAAGGCTCAACTGTCAGAGAAATCGGCTTTGCGCCTGTTCGGCATTTTGTTAGCGAAAGCCATGCAGTTCCCCGGTGCTAATCATGTTTTCTTGGTGGATGGCAAACCGGTGCTCACTTTTTGGGGCTTTGTGAATCTGGATAAAAAATCCAGAGCCGATGCTTTTGATTGTTTGAGAGCCGCACTGAGTGATGCTGCGCCAAGCGAAATTAGAATCACTGAAACCCCGAAACCGCCCGCTATCCCTGCACTCAAGCTAACCGAACAAGCACCGCAGAATGCTGATACAGCAGCAACGGAACCCAGCAAAGTGGTACGCCGCCGAGAGTGGCGTCAGCTGTGGTGGTTACCGCTGGCGCTGGCGGTGTTGGGGATACTTTTCTACCAAATTCGGGCCAAAAGCGACGCGCCTAAACCGGTGGTGAAATCCTCGGAGACGGTGAAGAAAACCGCCCCTGAGAGTGAAAAACGGGCTCTGCCATCCCGTGCCGCTGCACCAAAAACGCATTTACCCGTTGCGCAGATAGCCGCACCAACGCCGGTGGTTGAAGTGGTAAAAACGCCGGAGGTGAAGCCTGTCGAAGTTCAAAAAACAGCGGTATCCGCCGACGCGTTGGTGATGCCTGCTGAGGCGGTGAAATTGGGGTCAACGCGTTTTATGAATGGCAAATGGCGCGCCAGTCTGGACATTAAAACCCCGCGCATTGGTAAGCCGCCGAGCTTGGTTTATCAGATTAAAAATAGCAAAGGCAGCGTGAAAATCATCCATGGCGATGGCATCAGCTGTAACGCCAGTGTCACCGTGGGGCTTATGAGCTCGGGAAGCTTGGTCGTCGACAGCCGCACCAAAGCCAAATGCAGCGATGGCTCGCGTTACAAAATCCCACAGTTGATTTGTAAGTCGGGTGAAAACGGCGTGGCCGACTGCAATGGGCGTTATGACGCCGACACTATCTTGCCAATCAATATGACGCGCATCAGCAAGTCATCTCAGTAA